The Spirosoma foliorum genome has a window encoding:
- a CDS encoding acyl-CoA reductase: protein MLQSERLQTFVALGDFLRSASSQPELDEIAQRAYHKNNFFTPANSLNALRAIADQFLSVDKLTAWIDQYPSLKTEALNTPARTVGVVMAGNIPAVGFHDLLCVLMSGNRLLAKLSSQDFVLIHYLIQKIKEINPSFDPWIEEAERLNAADVYIATGSNNTARYFEYYFAKKPHLIRKNRTSVGLLMGEENEEEFLKLGHDVLDYFGLGCRNVSTILVPDGYDFVPLLRALEPQISFYLNNHKYQNNYDYNKSIYLINAVPHFDNGFLLVTENPGLVSPISVLYFQTYQTQDDASAWLTDHASQIQVVASAKGWYPNSVAFGQTQRPGLSDYADGVDTMAFLSTL from the coding sequence ATGCTTCAATCAGAACGCCTGCAAACGTTCGTGGCTTTGGGCGACTTTCTTCGCTCAGCCAGTTCACAGCCCGAACTGGACGAAATTGCCCAACGGGCCTATCACAAAAATAATTTTTTCACGCCTGCTAACTCGTTAAATGCGCTGCGGGCTATTGCAGACCAGTTCCTGTCGGTCGATAAACTCACTGCCTGGATTGACCAGTATCCGTCGCTCAAAACAGAGGCTCTGAATACGCCCGCCCGCACAGTCGGGGTTGTTATGGCGGGTAATATCCCGGCCGTTGGCTTTCATGATCTACTTTGTGTACTCATGAGTGGTAATCGGCTTTTAGCGAAGCTTAGCTCACAGGATTTTGTATTAATTCACTATTTAATACAAAAAATAAAGGAGATCAACCCATCGTTCGATCCGTGGATTGAAGAAGCCGAACGGTTAAATGCCGCCGATGTTTACATTGCCACTGGTAGTAACAATACAGCCCGCTATTTCGAATACTATTTTGCCAAGAAGCCGCATCTGATCCGTAAAAATCGCACATCAGTTGGGCTGTTAATGGGTGAAGAGAATGAAGAAGAGTTTCTGAAACTTGGGCACGATGTTTTAGATTATTTTGGGCTTGGCTGCCGCAATGTATCTACTATATTAGTTCCGGATGGTTACGACTTTGTCCCTCTTTTACGCGCGTTGGAACCGCAGATCTCTTTTTACCTCAATAATCACAAGTATCAGAATAACTACGATTACAATAAATCGATTTATCTGATCAATGCAGTTCCTCACTTCGATAATGGCTTTCTGCTGGTAACCGAAAATCCGGGGTTGGTATCGCCTATCTCTGTTCTTTACTTCCAGACCTACCAAACTCAGGACGACGCATCGGCCTGGTTAACTGACCATGCCAGCCAGATTCAGGTCGTAGCTTCGGCAAAGGGATGGTATCCTAACAGCGTTGCTTTTGGTCAAACTCAACGCCCTGGCTTAAGTGATTATGCCGATGGTGTAGATACAATGGCCTTTTTATCAACCTTATAA
- a CDS encoding glycoside hydrolase family 16 protein, producing the protein MKILLIMKVLALAILLACKAPDLTIPGSTTTLSTAPKLIWSDEFTKSGLPDSTKWVYEVGGNGWGNNELEYYTARRPENARIENGKLIIEARKEAYEGKNYTSARLLTKARWEHGRIEALAKLPSGRGTWPAIWMLGEKVATAGWPLGGEIDIMEHVGFDEGVVHGTVHTEAYNHVKGTQKGQQVTIKDATSAFHLYAIEWTADKIDFFVDNQKYYTVEKSVLGSEVAQWPFEQPFYLILNMAVGGNWGGQKGVDETIWPRRMEVDYVRVYQ; encoded by the coding sequence ATGAAAATATTGCTGATAATGAAGGTGCTAGCCCTGGCTATCTTACTAGCCTGCAAAGCCCCAGACCTAACTATTCCTGGTAGTACGACTACTCTGTCTACTGCTCCCAAACTCATCTGGTCGGATGAATTTACGAAATCGGGACTACCCGATTCAACGAAGTGGGTTTATGAAGTAGGGGGAAATGGTTGGGGAAATAATGAGCTGGAATATTACACAGCCCGACGTCCGGAGAACGCCCGTATCGAAAACGGAAAACTCATTATTGAGGCCCGTAAGGAAGCCTACGAGGGAAAAAACTACACATCGGCCCGCTTACTGACTAAAGCCAGATGGGAACATGGCCGGATTGAAGCTCTGGCTAAATTGCCTTCCGGTCGTGGTACCTGGCCTGCTATCTGGATGCTAGGCGAAAAGGTCGCTACGGCTGGCTGGCCGCTCGGTGGCGAAATCGATATTATGGAGCACGTGGGTTTCGATGAAGGCGTTGTGCATGGCACGGTACATACAGAAGCGTACAATCATGTAAAAGGTACGCAAAAAGGACAGCAGGTAACAATTAAAGATGCGACAAGTGCCTTTCACCTATACGCCATTGAGTGGACGGCCGATAAAATCGATTTCTTCGTTGATAATCAGAAATACTACACGGTTGAAAAATCAGTTTTGGGCAGTGAGGTGGCTCAGTGGCCTTTCGAACAACCGTTTTATCTGATTCTGAACATGGCGGTCGGCGGAAATTGGGGCGGCCAAAAAGGCGTTGACGAGACGATTTGGCCCCGGCGTATGGAGGTAGATTATGTGCGGGTTTATCAGTAA
- a CDS encoding alpha/beta hydrolase, which yields MADFIPASTCAEPPTVTVRHDDSLFSVPLKRIVHLDIILPPDYQASNKVYPVLYLNDGQDLERLRMTTVLDSLYQKKAIQPFVLIAIHAGDRIQEYGTAAQADYMNRGSKAGLYTDFLLTELIPYIKKQYHISVEPAQSVVAGFSLGGLSAFDIVFHHPERFSKAGVFSGSFWWRSKSTADGYRDETDRIMHDLVRKGNYSKGLKFWFETGTEDETSDRNNNGVIDAIDDTLDLMSELVKKGYRYDTDDDHQSDIRYVEIKGGKHNQETWSAIMPDFLTWAFPASERAKD from the coding sequence ATGGCTGACTTTATACCAGCTTCAACCTGTGCTGAACCACCCACCGTAACGGTTCGGCACGACGATTCATTATTTTCTGTTCCTCTCAAGCGAATCGTTCATTTAGATATTATCTTGCCCCCTGATTATCAGGCTTCCAATAAAGTGTACCCTGTTTTATACCTCAATGATGGCCAGGATCTGGAGCGGCTGAGAATGACCACAGTCCTAGACTCACTTTATCAGAAAAAAGCTATTCAACCGTTTGTACTGATTGCAATCCATGCCGGCGACCGAATTCAGGAGTACGGCACAGCAGCACAGGCTGATTATATGAATCGGGGGAGTAAGGCTGGTTTGTACACCGATTTTCTACTGACTGAACTGATACCGTATATCAAAAAGCAGTATCATATCAGCGTCGAACCTGCACAGTCTGTAGTGGCTGGCTTCTCATTGGGTGGTTTGTCGGCCTTTGATATTGTCTTTCATCACCCCGAGCGGTTTTCTAAGGCGGGCGTTTTTTCGGGTTCATTCTGGTGGCGTAGCAAAAGCACAGCAGATGGCTATCGGGATGAAACCGACCGCATTATGCACGACCTCGTTCGGAAAGGAAACTATAGCAAAGGGCTGAAGTTTTGGTTCGAGACTGGCACCGAAGATGAAACCAGCGATCGCAATAACAACGGTGTTATCGACGCCATCGACGATACGCTGGACCTGATGAGTGAACTGGTTAAAAAGGGCTATCGCTATGATACTGATGACGATCATCAGTCCGACATTCGCTATGTTGAAATCAAGGGTGGCAAACATAATCAGGAAACCTGGAGCGCTATAATGCCTGATTTCCTGACGTGGGCATTTCCTGCAAGCGAAAGAGCAAAAGATTGA
- a CDS encoding esterase family protein, translating to MQEDYRKWYSHHLGRDIEMLVYGNWGYPVLLFPTSMGHYYEYKDFGLTETARWFVETGKVKLYCIDSIDRDSWYAKHLHPGTRIWNHVLYDRFLHEELVPGIQRECNVQKIGVSGASFGGYHALNFAFRHPEQVGHLLTMGAAFNIRSFLGGYYDDNVYFNNPPDFLPNAHNDQFYHMNIVLGTSEYDFCKEDNYQMSGILSRKGIRHQLDVTPWGNHDWPVWKDQFPRYLSQI from the coding sequence GTGCAGGAAGATTATCGCAAATGGTATTCGCATCACCTCGGCCGGGATATTGAGATGCTGGTTTACGGCAACTGGGGTTACCCTGTACTGCTGTTCCCGACCTCTATGGGCCATTATTATGAATACAAAGACTTTGGTTTAACCGAAACTGCACGTTGGTTTGTAGAGACGGGCAAAGTCAAATTGTATTGCATCGACAGTATTGATCGCGATAGCTGGTACGCCAAACACCTACATCCCGGCACTCGTATCTGGAACCATGTTCTTTACGATCGTTTTTTACACGAGGAACTCGTTCCGGGTATTCAACGGGAGTGTAATGTGCAGAAGATTGGCGTTTCGGGCGCTTCGTTTGGTGGGTACCACGCACTGAACTTTGCCTTCCGCCACCCAGAACAGGTTGGGCATCTGCTCACTATGGGCGCGGCATTCAATATTCGGTCATTTTTGGGTGGCTATTACGATGATAACGTCTATTTCAATAACCCACCCGATTTTCTGCCCAATGCGCATAACGATCAGTTCTACCACATGAATATCGTTTTGGGAACTTCGGAGTACGATTTCTGTAAAGAAGACAATTATCAGATGTCGGGAATTCTGAGTCGTAAGGGAATCCGTCACCAATTAGATGTAACGCCCTGGGGAAATCATGACTGGCCCGTTTGGAAGGATCAGTTCCCCCGCTATTTAAGCCAGATTTAG
- a CDS encoding DinB family protein encodes MLPTDTLSSALDRLRAYIYEVPDQLSALSESELTQHAPGKWSRKEILGHLIDSAINNLKRFTDAQFADGPYLIQPYNQNKLVGVNQYQQLPVTHLLTLWASLNTQVLHIVDAIPSDTLTNPVQISGNTVNKSLAWLIEDYILHLEHHLKTLF; translated from the coding sequence ATGCTTCCAACAGACACTCTAAGCAGCGCTCTCGACCGTCTGCGTGCTTACATTTACGAAGTGCCAGACCAGCTGAGCGCTTTATCCGAAAGCGAGTTAACCCAACATGCTCCAGGAAAATGGTCTCGAAAGGAGATTCTCGGTCATTTAATTGATTCGGCAATCAATAACTTGAAGCGGTTTACGGATGCCCAATTTGCAGATGGGCCCTACCTTATTCAGCCCTACAACCAGAACAAATTAGTTGGTGTTAACCAATACCAACAGCTTCCTGTAACGCACTTGTTAACACTTTGGGCCAGTCTTAACACACAGGTTTTGCATATTGTTGATGCAATACCTTCCGACACCTTAACAAATCCGGTTCAGATAAGCGGCAACACTGTCAATAAGTCATTAGCATGGCTTATCGAAGATTATATTTTACACCTGGAGCATCACTTAAAGACATTATTTTAA
- a CDS encoding ATP-grasp domain-containing protein: MSPKSKIGILFGQENTFPQAFIDRVNEKQSAFPAEFVSIDQVEQSVPTDYAVIIDRISQDVPFYKAFLKNAALTGTAVVNNPFWWSADEKFFNNALAVQLGVPVPKTILLPSKERPDDTNHNSFRNLKHMNWDGIFQHIGFPAFMKPHAGGGWKSVYKVDNPDEMFKAYDETGQLVMLYQEAIDFTDYFRCYCIGGKDVRIMPYEPRNPHHLRYAAEMKTTGDAGKKLLATMTDYVLKLNHGLGYDFNTVEFAVRDGIPIAIDFCNPAPDADIHSVGQENFDWVVEAAANMAIERAKKLQKGKDNLTWGTFVRGSVMSQEAVETTPEAKSSKSPKTKEAPKEEKAPKAEKVKEEKPKKSKK; encoded by the coding sequence ATGAGCCCCAAATCCAAAATAGGTATTTTATTCGGTCAAGAGAACACATTCCCACAGGCCTTTATCGATCGAGTCAACGAAAAGCAAAGTGCCTTTCCGGCCGAATTTGTCAGTATTGATCAGGTTGAACAAAGCGTGCCAACCGATTATGCCGTTATCATCGACCGGATTTCGCAGGATGTACCTTTTTATAAGGCATTCTTAAAAAATGCAGCTTTAACTGGCACAGCTGTAGTCAATAACCCATTCTGGTGGAGTGCCGATGAGAAATTTTTCAATAATGCTCTCGCCGTTCAACTCGGGGTTCCGGTTCCAAAAACCATTTTGCTACCCTCTAAAGAACGACCAGACGATACCAACCATAACTCGTTTCGTAACCTGAAACACATGAACTGGGATGGTATTTTTCAGCATATTGGCTTCCCTGCCTTCATGAAACCTCATGCGGGCGGTGGCTGGAAAAGCGTCTATAAAGTCGATAATCCAGATGAGATGTTTAAAGCCTATGACGAAACAGGTCAGCTAGTTATGCTGTACCAGGAAGCCATAGACTTTACCGATTATTTCCGATGCTATTGCATTGGTGGCAAAGATGTGCGCATTATGCCTTACGAACCTCGTAACCCGCATCACCTACGGTATGCCGCCGAAATGAAAACCACTGGCGACGCGGGCAAGAAACTCCTCGCCACCATGACCGATTACGTACTGAAATTAAACCACGGACTCGGGTACGATTTCAATACGGTTGAGTTTGCCGTGCGCGACGGTATCCCCATCGCTATTGATTTCTGCAATCCGGCTCCTGATGCCGATATCCACTCGGTTGGACAGGAGAATTTCGATTGGGTAGTCGAAGCGGCTGCTAACATGGCGATCGAACGGGCTAAAAAATTGCAGAAAGGTAAAGACAACCTTACCTGGGGAACATTTGTACGCGGATCGGTGATGAGTCAGGAAGCGGTAGAGACGACTCCGGAAGCGAAATCATCAAAGAGCCCCAAAACGAAGGAAGCGCCCAAAGAAGAAAAAGCACCTAAGGCCGAGAAAGTAAAAGAAGAGAAGCCAAAGAAGAGTAAGAAGTAG
- a CDS encoding TldD/PmbA family protein has protein sequence MQRRDFIQLSGLGIGGLLTAGVPVFGNSVSAEYLREASGRGVGIDTAAKKRLADIALNAAKSKGATYTDVRIGRYLQQFVFTRETKVQNITSAESFGVGIRVIANGTWGFAATSNVTPDAIAKCAETAVAIAKANAKLQTEPVVLAPQKGVGEVSWKTPIKKNAFDIPVQQKIDLLMNVNGEAMKNGAAFVTSNLFFINEQKYFASTDGSYIDQDVHRIWPTFTVSVVDRAAGKFKTRDAISSPMGMGYEYLDGLDSEKIKAPNGLIGYRNSYDMVEDAIMASKQAKEKLTAKTVQPGKYDLVLDPNHLGLTIHESVGHPTELDRVLGYEANYAGTSFATLDKWKTKTFNYGSKLVNIVADKTQPYTLGTVGYDDEGVPCKKWDLIKDGILVNYQAIRDQAAILGEKESNGCCYADNWDSVQFQRMPNVSLQPGTEKRSVFDMIKGVDKGIYIIGRGSYSIDQQRYNFQFGGQLFYEIKNGEIVGMLDDVAYQSNTQEFWNSCAQLCDKDDYRTFGSFFDGKGQPSQVSAVSHGSATTRFNGVNVINTGRKI, from the coding sequence ATGCAAAGACGAGATTTTATCCAGTTGTCTGGCTTAGGCATTGGTGGCCTGCTAACAGCTGGTGTCCCCGTGTTCGGCAATTCAGTATCAGCCGAGTACCTGCGTGAAGCCAGCGGCCGGGGCGTAGGCATCGATACAGCCGCCAAGAAACGCTTAGCCGACATCGCTCTTAACGCAGCCAAAAGTAAAGGGGCCACCTACACCGACGTTCGAATTGGACGCTATCTACAACAATTCGTTTTCACCCGCGAAACCAAAGTACAGAACATCACTAGCGCCGAATCATTTGGCGTAGGTATCCGGGTTATTGCTAATGGAACCTGGGGTTTTGCCGCCACCAGCAATGTCACGCCAGACGCCATTGCCAAATGTGCCGAAACAGCCGTAGCCATTGCCAAAGCGAATGCCAAACTTCAAACGGAGCCGGTTGTCTTGGCACCACAGAAAGGTGTTGGTGAAGTAAGCTGGAAGACGCCCATCAAGAAAAACGCCTTCGACATTCCGGTTCAGCAGAAGATTGATCTGCTGATGAATGTGAATGGAGAAGCAATGAAAAACGGAGCGGCTTTCGTTACCTCGAACCTGTTTTTCATCAACGAGCAAAAGTATTTTGCCTCGACCGATGGCTCATACATCGATCAGGATGTTCACCGGATCTGGCCAACGTTTACGGTATCGGTTGTTGACCGGGCAGCCGGAAAGTTTAAAACCCGCGATGCCATTAGTTCGCCGATGGGTATGGGGTATGAATACCTCGACGGCCTGGATTCGGAGAAAATCAAAGCGCCTAACGGACTAATTGGTTACCGAAACTCCTACGACATGGTGGAGGATGCCATTATGGCGTCCAAACAGGCCAAGGAAAAATTAACCGCCAAAACCGTCCAGCCGGGTAAGTATGACCTTGTACTAGATCCCAATCACCTCGGCCTGACCATCCACGAATCGGTTGGTCACCCCACCGAACTCGATCGGGTGTTAGGTTACGAAGCCAACTACGCCGGAACCAGTTTTGCCACCTTAGATAAGTGGAAAACCAAAACCTTCAACTACGGCAGCAAATTAGTCAACATTGTAGCCGATAAAACGCAGCCTTACACACTCGGAACCGTTGGCTATGACGACGAAGGCGTTCCCTGCAAAAAGTGGGACTTGATTAAAGATGGCATTCTGGTGAACTACCAGGCTATCCGTGATCAGGCGGCTATTCTGGGCGAAAAGGAATCAAACGGTTGCTGCTATGCCGACAATTGGGATTCGGTGCAGTTCCAGCGCATGCCGAACGTATCACTACAGCCAGGTACTGAAAAACGCTCGGTTTTCGACATGATTAAAGGTGTCGACAAAGGCATTTACATCATTGGCCGGGGTTCGTATTCCATTGACCAGCAACGCTATAACTTCCAGTTCGGCGGTCAATTATTCTACGAAATCAAGAATGGCGAAATCGTTGGTATGCTCGACGATGTAGCTTACCAATCGAACACCCAGGAATTCTGGAACTCCTGCGCCCAGCTTTGCGACAAAGATGACTACCGCACATTCGGTTCGTTCTTCGATGGTAAAGGCCAGCCCTCGCAGGTCAGCGCCGTTTCGCACGGCAGTGCAACTACCCGTTTCAACGGCGTTAACGTAATCAATACTGGACGGAAAATTTAA
- a CDS encoding TldD/PmbA family protein — protein MAIILTKEEAKKIIDKVLSYSKSDEMSVNLSGGRTGNIRYARNSVSTSGESTNLSLGVTSVYGKRSGTATINEFDDASLEKTVRRAEEIAKLAPENPEYMPMLGPQTYLNTDPYSENTAKMDPNFRAQATFESLDPCRKKNLTAAGYMEDSTRFNAIGNTKGLFAYNRETSVEFSITVRTADGMGSGYATQDVTDVSKLSTKNMTEIAMQKAMASSSARALEPGKYTVILEPAALVSNVDASLMVALVRSMDARNADEGRSFLSKKGGGTRLGEKLFDERVTIYSDPTNLEVPNGAFSGDGRPQEKVTWIEKGVVKNMPYSRYWAEKKGVHATPAGGNFIMEGGTQSLADMIKSTEKGILVTRLWYIRPVDPQTLLYTGLTRDGTFYIENGQIKFPVKNFRFNESPVIMLNNLEAMGKPVRIGGNLVPPLKIRDFTFTSLSDAV, from the coding sequence ATGGCAATCATCCTAACCAAAGAAGAAGCAAAGAAGATAATTGACAAGGTGCTCTCGTACTCGAAGTCCGATGAGATGAGTGTCAACTTGTCGGGTGGGCGTACAGGAAATATCCGATATGCACGTAACTCGGTTTCGACCAGTGGCGAAAGCACTAACTTGTCGCTAGGCGTAACCTCAGTTTACGGAAAACGCTCCGGTACAGCGACCATCAATGAATTTGATGACGCATCGCTGGAAAAGACCGTTCGACGGGCCGAAGAAATTGCCAAACTAGCTCCCGAAAACCCGGAGTATATGCCTATGTTGGGGCCTCAGACGTACCTGAATACGGACCCTTATTCCGAAAATACCGCCAAAATGGACCCGAACTTTCGGGCTCAGGCAACCTTCGAAAGTCTTGATCCCTGCCGGAAAAAGAACCTGACGGCTGCGGGTTATATGGAGGACTCAACCCGGTTCAATGCCATCGGGAATACCAAAGGGCTCTTTGCGTACAACCGGGAAACCTCGGTTGAGTTTTCGATTACCGTGCGCACAGCCGACGGCATGGGTTCTGGCTACGCTACGCAGGACGTAACCGACGTATCGAAGCTTAGCACGAAAAACATGACCGAAATTGCTATGCAGAAGGCAATGGCATCGTCGAGCGCACGAGCATTGGAACCGGGCAAATACACGGTTATTCTGGAACCGGCAGCGCTTGTTTCAAACGTCGATGCATCGCTGATGGTTGCCTTGGTTCGGTCGATGGATGCGCGGAATGCCGATGAAGGCCGTTCCTTTTTGAGCAAGAAAGGTGGTGGCACTCGTCTGGGCGAAAAACTTTTCGATGAACGCGTTACGATCTATTCTGACCCTACCAATCTCGAAGTACCGAACGGTGCATTCAGTGGCGATGGGCGTCCGCAGGAAAAAGTAACCTGGATTGAAAAAGGAGTCGTAAAAAACATGCCTTACTCCCGTTATTGGGCCGAGAAGAAAGGTGTACATGCCACTCCCGCGGGCGGTAACTTCATTATGGAAGGCGGTACGCAATCGCTGGCCGATATGATCAAAAGCACGGAGAAAGGGATTCTGGTTACTCGCCTTTGGTACATCCGTCCAGTCGATCCACAGACGTTACTCTATACGGGCCTGACCCGCGACGGGACGTTCTACATTGAAAACGGTCAGATTAAGTTTCCGGTCAAGAATTTCCGCTTCAACGAAAGCCCGGTCATCATGCTCAACAACCTCGAAGCCATGGGTAAACCCGTTCGAATCGGAGGAAATTTAGTCCCCCCCTTGAAAATCAGAGACTTCACCTTCACCAGCTTATCAGACGCCGTATAA
- a CDS encoding TldD/PmbA family protein gives MNRRDFNQLLGMGAAGIMMPSLPAFSRTVSAEALLEPGLDVAVKKRLADAALNAAKSMGATYADVRIGRYLNQFVLTRENKVQGIINSESFGVGIRVIVNGCWGFASVGDARDESVVAKAAKTAVSIAKANARLLTEPVQLAPQKGFGEVSWKAPIKRNAFEVPVKEKVDLLLSCNAAAMQNGANFVNNVLFQVNEQKYFASTDGTYADQDIHRIGPSFTVTAVDAQSGKFSTRNSLSSPMGMGYDYLQVNPADKQTGVTTRYNKGYDMLEDITAAAKQAKDKLTAKSVEAGKYDLVLDPSHLWLTIHESVGHPLELDRVLGYEANYAGTSFATLDKWQTKTFNYGSKEVNLVADKTQEYSLGAVGWDDEGVKTKKWDLVRDGILVNYQAIRDQVHIIGEKESQGCCYADNWSSVQFQRMANVSLEAGKKKLSVDEMIKDVKKGIYIIGDGSFSIDQQRYNFQFGGQLFYEIKDGQIVGMLKDVAYQANTREFWNSCVAVCDQSDYRLGGAFNDGKGQPPQSSAVSHGSATARFNGVNVINTARKI, from the coding sequence ATGAATCGTCGCGATTTTAACCAACTATTGGGCATGGGAGCCGCAGGCATTATGATGCCTTCCCTTCCTGCTTTTTCCCGTACTGTATCTGCCGAGGCCCTGCTGGAACCAGGCCTGGATGTGGCTGTAAAGAAACGCCTGGCCGATGCCGCTCTGAACGCAGCTAAATCAATGGGAGCCACCTACGCCGATGTGCGTATTGGTCGCTACCTGAATCAGTTTGTTCTGACCCGTGAAAACAAGGTGCAGGGTATTATCAATTCCGAATCATTCGGCGTTGGGATTCGTGTTATTGTCAACGGTTGCTGGGGCTTTGCTTCAGTAGGCGATGCCCGCGATGAATCTGTTGTCGCGAAAGCAGCTAAAACAGCCGTATCTATTGCAAAAGCGAATGCTCGACTGCTAACCGAGCCGGTGCAATTAGCCCCACAGAAAGGCTTCGGCGAAGTAAGCTGGAAAGCGCCCATCAAACGAAACGCCTTTGAAGTTCCGGTTAAGGAAAAAGTCGATTTGTTGCTCTCCTGCAACGCTGCGGCTATGCAAAACGGTGCCAATTTCGTGAACAACGTGCTGTTCCAGGTTAACGAGCAGAAGTATTTTGCCTCAACAGACGGCACCTATGCCGATCAGGATATTCACCGGATTGGACCAAGTTTCACTGTAACTGCCGTTGATGCACAAAGTGGAAAGTTCTCGACGCGTAATTCGTTGAGTTCGCCAATGGGTATGGGCTATGATTACTTACAAGTAAACCCTGCCGACAAGCAAACCGGTGTTACGACTCGCTATAACAAGGGTTATGACATGCTCGAAGACATTACCGCAGCCGCCAAACAAGCCAAAGACAAACTGACAGCGAAGTCGGTTGAAGCGGGTAAGTATGATCTTGTTCTTGACCCATCCCACTTGTGGTTAACCATTCACGAATCCGTAGGTCACCCGCTCGAACTCGACCGTGTATTGGGCTACGAAGCCAACTATGCCGGAACCAGCTTCGCTACCCTCGATAAGTGGCAAACGAAAACCTTCAACTACGGTAGCAAAGAAGTAAATCTGGTGGCCGACAAAACGCAGGAATACTCGCTGGGTGCAGTTGGCTGGGATGATGAAGGGGTGAAAACCAAGAAATGGGATCTGGTCAGAGATGGCATTTTGGTCAACTACCAGGCCATTCGCGATCAGGTGCACATCATTGGCGAGAAAGAATCGCAGGGTTGCTGCTACGCCGATAACTGGAGTTCAGTGCAATTCCAGCGTATGGCTAACGTATCGTTGGAAGCGGGTAAGAAAAAGCTTTCGGTTGATGAGATGATTAAGGATGTAAAAAAAGGCATTTACATCATCGGCGACGGTTCGTTCTCCATTGACCAACAACGCTATAACTTCCAGTTCGGCGGTCAATTATTCTACGAAATCAAAGATGGCCAGATCGTTGGTATGCTGAAAGATGTGGCCTATCAGGCGAACACACGCGAATTCTGGAATTCCTGCGTAGCTGTATGCGACCAGAGCGATTACCGCCTTGGTGGTGCCTTTAACGATGGAAAAGGTCAGCCACCACAATCGAGCGCGGTATCGCACGGCAGTGCAACAGCGCGTTTCAACGGTGTTAACGTGATCAATACAGCAAGAAAAATATAA